One window from the genome of Emys orbicularis isolate rEmyOrb1 chromosome 10, rEmyOrb1.hap1, whole genome shotgun sequence encodes:
- the GNB5 gene encoding guanine nucleotide-binding protein subunit beta-5 yields the protein MCDQTFLAIVFGPCDKCSKEKPLRGIYIKSEQLNYCSLCVEMMATEGLHENETLASLKSEADSLKGRLEEERAKLHDVELHQVAERVEALGQFVMKTRRTLKGHGNKVLCMDWCKDKRRVVSSSQDGKVIVWDSFTTNKEHAVTMPCTWVMACAYAPSGCAIACGGLDNKCSVYPLTFDKNENMAAKKKSVAMHTNYLSACSFTNSDMQILTASGDGTCALWDVESGQLLQSFHGHGADVLCLDLAPSETGNTFVSGGCDKKAMVWDMRSGQCIQSFETHESDINSVRYYPSGDAFASGSDDATCRLYDLRADREVAIYSKESIIFGASSVDFSLSGRLLFGGYNDYTINVWDVLKGSRVSILFGHENRVSTLRVSPDGTAFCSGSWDHTLRVRDFSFQKYRDFHW from the exons ATGTGTGACCAGACTTTTTTGGCAATTGTGTTTGGTCCTTGTGACAAGTGCTCCAAAGAGAAACCCCTCAGGGGAATTTACATCAAATCAGAACAACTCAACTACTGTTCGCTATGTGTGGAAATG ATGGCAACCGAGGGGCTGCACGAGAACGAGACCCTGGCGTCCCTGAAGAGCGAGGCGGACAGCCTGAAGGGCCGGCTGGAGGAGGAGCGGGCCAAGCTGCACGATGTGGAGC TTCATCAGGTGGCGGAACGTGTGGAAGCCCTAGGTCAGTTTGTGATGAAGACCAGGAGAACTCTGAAAGGCCATGGCAATAAAGTCCTCTGCATGGACTGGTGCAAAGATAAAAGACGAGTTGTGAGCTCTTCCCAG GATGGGAAGGTGATAGTGTGGGATTCCTTCACTACCAACAAG GAACATGCGGTGACTATGCCATGTACCTGGGTGATGGCATGTGCATATGCCCCATCTGGATGTGCCATTGCTTGTGG TGGCCTGGACAATAAGTGTTCTGTGTATCCACTGACGtttgataaaaatgaaaatatggcTGCAAAGAAGAAATCTGTTGCAATGCACACAAACTACCTGTCTGCCTGCAGCTTCACTAACTCAGACATGCAG ATCCTGACCGCTAGTGGAGATGGAACGTGTGCCCTCTGGGATGTTGAGAGTGGGCAGCTTCTACAAAGTTTTCATGGGCATGGGGCTGATGTCTTGTGCCTGGATCTGGCCCCTTCTGAAACAGGAAATACGTTTGTGTCTGGG gGGTGTGACAAGAAAGCAATGGTTTGGGACATGAGGTCTGGACAGTGTATCCAGTCATTCGAAACTCACGAATCGGATATCAATAGCGTCAG ATACTACCCAAGTGGGGATGCTTTTGCCTCTGGCTCTGATGATGCCACA TGTCGTTTATATGACCTTCGTGCAGATAGAGAAGTAGCAATTTATTCCAAAGAGAGCATCATTTTTGGAGCTTCTAGCGTGGATTTCTCTCTCAGTG GTCGCCTACTATTTGGTGGTTACAATGATTACACCATAAATGTATGGGATGTTCTGAAAGGGTCTCGTGTATCCATTCTGTTTGGTCATGAAAACCGAGTTAGCACCTTACGAGTTTCACCTGATGGAACTGCATTCTGCTCAGGATCATGGGATCACACTCTACGAGTAAgggatttttctttccaaaaataCAGGGATTTCCATTGGTAA